The Dehalococcoidia bacterium genome includes the window CTGGGCCAGCATGATGAGAACGGTGGGGGCGCCGCAGAAGTGGCTCACCCCCTCCTGCTCGATGAGGCGGAACACCTCGGCCTCGTCCACCTTGGGAAGACACACATGCTTGGCGCCGATGCCCGTTACAGCCCAGGTGAAGCACCAGCCGTTGCAGTGGTACATGGGCAACGTCCACAGGTAGCAACTGCTGGGTCGCAGCCCCGTTTCGATGATCTCGCCCAGGGCGTTCAGGTAGGCGCCGCGGTGGGTATACATGACCCCCTTGGGCCGGCCGGTGGTCCCGCTGGTGTAGTTGATGCTGATGACCTGGTCCTCGTCGTCCACGTCGTAGGGGAAGGGGTCGGGGCTGCCAAGGGCCAGGAACTCCTCGTAGTCCACGCCATCCAGCGGCGAAGGGGGCGGCTCCTGGCCGTGGCGCGAGGAGATGTCAGCCAGCAGCACCAGGGAGAGAGGCACCTGCTGGCGGACGGGTGACAGCAGGCCGGCCAGCTCCCGGTCCAGGACGATAGCCCTGGCCCCCGAGTGCTGCAGGATGTAGGCGATCTCGTCGCTGCTGAGGCGGACGTTGATGGGCACCATGGCAGCGCCTATCTGGGGAACGGCGAAGTGGGCCTCCAGCACCTCCGTCGAGTTGCGACAGAGCAGCGCCACCCGGTCGCCTTTGCCGATGCCGTGGCGCTTGAGGGCGCTGGCCAGCTGGTAAACGCGGGCAGCGAACTGGCGATAGGTGAGGCGCAGGGAGCCGTCCACCACACCCACCTTGTCGGGGAAGACGTGCAGGGTGCGCTCCAGGAACATCAGGGGGGTGAGGAGGGAACGATAGACAGGCAGCCCCTGCCACTGGTCCTTGGCCCACAGGCTATGAGCGGTGCGAGCTCGGGCCATGGATGGGGCACCCCCTTTCGGCGCTCGGGAGAAGGAGGCTCTCGGGTTTGCCCCGATTGTAGGCAGCCCTGCGCGAGGGTGTCAACGCGAGGAGGGTCTGGCGGAGGGGGTGGGATTCGAACCCACGGTGCCCGTGGTGAGGCACACGCGCTCTCCAGGCGCGCCCGTTAAGCCGCTCCGGCACCCCTCCGCCCTGACAGGCCCATTCCCTATTATGCCCTGGCCCGTGGGCCTCCGTCATGGCCGCTGCAGGCTTGTGCCCCCTCGAGAGCCGCCCTATAGTGGAGCGAGAGGACGAGCCCCCATGCGCCGCGTCGCCATCGTCTCCCCCCTGCGGACGCCGGTCGGCAAGTTCGGCGGTGCCCTGCGCGATCTCCCCGCCGAAGAGTTGGGGGCCATCGCCATCCGCGCCCTCTTGGAGCGCACCCGTCTCGACCCGGAGCTGGTGGACGACGTGGTGCTGGCCCAGAGCTACCCCAACGGCGAGGCGGCCAACATCGGCCGCTACTGCGCTCTCAAGGCCGGCCTGCCGGTGACGGTGCCCGGGATGCAGCTGGACCGTCGCTGCGCCTCCGGTCTGCAGGCCATCTGCCTGGCAGCCATGATGGTCCAGACAGGCGTGGCCGACGTGGTCATAGCCGGAGGCGTCGAGAGCATGAGCAACGCCGAGTATTACGTCACCGGCATGCGCTGGGGCGTGAGGATGGGGTCTGTACAGATGCACGACCGCCTCTTCCGCTCCCGCGAGCGCATGAGCCCGCCCGAGACCCACCCCGTCTCGGGCATGATCGAGACGGCCGAGAACCTGGCCCGCCAGTATGAGATCTCCCGCGAGGAGCAGGACCGCTACGCCCTCCTGAGCCACCGCAAGGCGGTGGCGGCCCAGAAGGCCGGCCGCTTCCAGGAGGAGATGGTGCCGGTGCCCGTCCCGGGCAAGGGGGGCACGCAATTGGTGGACCGGGACGAAGGCCCCCGCGAGGACACCACCCTGGAACAGCTCTCGCGGCTGCCGCCCGTTTACCCGGATGGCACCGTCACCGCCGGCAACGCCAGCCAGCAGAACGATGGCGCAGCCGTTTGCCTGGTGGTGGCCGAGGAACGGCTGACGGCGCTGGGCCTGGAGCCCATGGCCTACCTCCGCTCGTGGGCTGTGGCCGGAGTGGAGCCCTCCTGCATGGGCATCGGCCCGGTGCCCGCCAGCGAGAAGGCCCTGGCCAGGGCCGGCCTGCGCCTGGACGACATGGAGGTCATCGAGCTGAACGAGGCCTTCGCTGCCCAGGTGCTGGCGGTGCTGAGGGAGTGGGGCCTCTCGCCCGAGGACGAGCGCCTGAACCCCAACGGCTCCGGCATCTCCCTAGGCCACCCCATCGCTGCCACGGGCGCGCGCATCCTGGCCACCCTCCTGCACGAAATGCGACGACGCGGGGCGCGCTACGGCCTGGAGACCATGTGCGTCGGGGGAGGACAGGGGATGGCTGCGGTGTTCGAACGCCCATAACGCCCCGTCAGCCAGGGCGCGCCATCCCGGCAGCAGACAATGGACGCTGGCGGAGGGGGTGGGATTCGAACCCACGAGGGGCACGGTGGCCCCTAGCGGTTTTCGAGACCGCCCCGTTCAGCCGCTCCGGCACCCCTCCCTGTGCTAGTTTACGATGGCCCCGGCCCATGTCAGCAAGGCCGATGCCCACTCCTTCATGCTCACGCGCCTCCGGCCCGGGGCGGGCGACAGGCGACGGCGCCGCTGCCAGCGAGAAAGCCGGGTGTCCATGTCTCCCCGGCGCAGCGCAGTCCCCCGGCGGGGGCCTCGCTGCGCTAAGCGCAGAGGCTAGGACGACCCGGACGCCTGGCCGTGGGGGCAGGAGTCCAGCAGGGGACAGAGGGAGCAGAGGGGTCGCTGGGCGCGGCACAGGCGCCGACCGTGGCGGATGAGGAGCACATGAAACTGGTAGTGCAGCTCCGGCGGCACCCACTCCTCCAGCAGGGCCTGGGCCCTGGCGGGCGGCGTCCGCGGCGGCACCAGGCCCAGACGCAAGGCCACCCGGTGCACGTGGGTATCCACCGGTAGGGCGGGCCGACCCAAGGAGAAGAGCAGCACGCAGGCAGCCGTCTTGGGGCCCACTCCCGGCAGCCGCTCCAGCCAGGCCCGCGCCTCGGCGGCGGGCAGCTCTGCCAGGAACGAGAGGTCGAGGGAGCCGCGCTGGCGCATCACCTCTTCCAGGAGGGCCTTGATGCGCGCCGCCTTCACCTGGGAGAGGCCGCCTATGCGGATGGCCTCCTCGATGACAGCCAGGTCGGCCGCCATCAGCGACTCCCAGGTGGGGAAGCGGGCGCGAAGGCGCATGAAGGCCCGGCCCGAATTGGCATCGCTGGTGTTCTGGGAAAGGATGGTCAGCACCAGCTCCGTCAAGGGATCGCCATGGGGGCGCCACTCCGGAGTCCCGTAGAGGTCGGAGAGGCGACGCACTATCTCCTGGGGGGAAAGGCCCGCAGCGACAGCCCCGCTCATCCCGCTGCCATGGTAGGCCCCGGCCATCGCCATGCACAAGGCTCCTTCCTTGTGGGGCCGGGGCGGCGGGCCTACACTGAGATGGTGTCCGGGAGCGTGTCATGAGCGAGCCGATGCGCCTGACGCAGATGG containing:
- a CDS encoding acyl--CoA ligase family protein, yielding MARARTAHSLWAKDQWQGLPVYRSLLTPLMFLERTLHVFPDKVGVVDGSLRLTYRQFAARVYQLASALKRHGIGKGDRVALLCRNSTEVLEAHFAVPQIGAAMVPINVRLSSDEIAYILQHSGARAIVLDRELAGLLSPVRQQVPLSLVLLADISSRHGQEPPPSPLDGVDYEEFLALGSPDPFPYDVDDEDQVISINYTSGTTGRPKGVMYTHRGAYLNALGEIIETGLRPSSCYLWTLPMYHCNGWCFTWAVTGIGAKHVCLPKVDEAEVFRLIEQEGVSHFCGAPTVLIMLAQGRPHAEYRFPRPLTVVTAAAPPPPTIIQTMEEMGAQVVHVYGLTETYGPHTVCEWKEEWDGLDLEQRARLKARQGVGYIHAPELRVVDEEMRDVPPDGKTIGEVVMRGNNVMKGYYNDPEATAKAFRGGWFHSGDLGVMHPDGYIELMDRAKDIIISGGENISSVEVERALYQHPAVLECAVIGVPDEKWGEVPKAYVVLKPGASATPEELIEFCRQRLARFKVPKAVEFLAELPKTSTGKVQKFRLRERDWAGYEKRIH
- a CDS encoding acetyl-CoA C-acetyltransferase; translated protein: MRRVAIVSPLRTPVGKFGGALRDLPAEELGAIAIRALLERTRLDPELVDDVVLAQSYPNGEAANIGRYCALKAGLPVTVPGMQLDRRCASGLQAICLAAMMVQTGVADVVIAGGVESMSNAEYYVTGMRWGVRMGSVQMHDRLFRSRERMSPPETHPVSGMIETAENLARQYEISREEQDRYALLSHRKAVAAQKAGRFQEEMVPVPVPGKGGTQLVDRDEGPREDTTLEQLSRLPPVYPDGTVTAGNASQQNDGAAVCLVVAEERLTALGLEPMAYLRSWAVAGVEPSCMGIGPVPASEKALARAGLRLDDMEVIELNEAFAAQVLAVLREWGLSPEDERLNPNGSGISLGHPIAATGARILATLLHEMRRRGARYGLETMCVGGGQGMAAVFERP
- a CDS encoding endonuclease III, whose protein sequence is MAMAGAYHGSGMSGAVAAGLSPQEIVRRLSDLYGTPEWRPHGDPLTELVLTILSQNTSDANSGRAFMRLRARFPTWESLMAADLAVIEEAIRIGGLSQVKAARIKALLEEVMRQRGSLDLSFLAELPAAEARAWLERLPGVGPKTAACVLLFSLGRPALPVDTHVHRVALRLGLVPPRTPPARAQALLEEWVPPELHYQFHVLLIRHGRRLCRAQRPLCSLCPLLDSCPHGQASGSS